A section of the Fusarium falciforme chromosome 8, complete sequence genome encodes:
- a CDS encoding FMN hydroxy acid dehydrogenase domain-containing protein, protein MSDLAAMESETPNIPPPRVVELPPDVPQLEEILSANDFALAAQKALTPKAWAFYSSAATDLITVNKNRELVRRVMLRPRILRNVSSVRIDRKILGLDSKAPFIMCPAAMATLAHPDGELGWSRAAASEGIFEIISSNASYSLPSIIAAAPPGHPFFLQLYVNSNRPKTVELLRRARSLGIKAIFVTVDAPVPGKREADERAAQDVVIKSEMSGSESSKDNKGSGLGRLMGQYIDKSLNWEDLKWIREESSVPIVLKGVQTVEDVKLAVEYGVDGVMLSNHGGRSLDGAQASILILLEVRKRFPEAFQHLEIFIDGGFERGSDILKAIALGATAVGIARPFLYSLVYGQKGVEHLSQILKDELETSLRLAGLTSLDQATPDLVNTLDVDYLVPSGGAESCPMSGMRAKL, encoded by the exons ATGAGTGACCTCGCAGCAATGGAGTCTGAGACTCCCAACATCCCACCCCCGAGAG TCGTCGAGCTTCCCCCCGATGTCCCACAACTCGAAGAGATACTCTCCGCAAACGACTTTGCCCTCGCCGCCCAAAAAGCACTTACACCAAAAGCCTGGGCGTTTTACTCGTCCGCCGCCACAGATCTCATCACTGTGAATAAGAATCGCGAGCTTGTTAGACGAGTCATGCTTCGGCCGAGGATTTTGAGAAATGTTTCGAGTGTTAGGATAGATCGCAAGATTCTGGGTCTTGATAGCAAGGCGCCTTTCATCATGTGTCCTGCGGCCATGGCGACGTTGGCGCATCCCGATGGTGAGCTTGGATGGAGTAGAGCTGCCGCTAGCGAGGGTATCTTTGAGATT ATCTCTAGCAACGCCTCCTACTCCCTCCCTAGCATCATTGCCGCCGCTCCTCCCGGCcaccccttcttcctccaacTCTACGTCAACTCCAACCGCCCCAAGACAGTCGAACTCCTCCGCCGCGCCCGCTCCCTTGGTATCAAAGCCATCTTTGTCACCGTCGACGCACCCGTGCCCGGCAAGCGTGAGGCCGATGAACGCGCAGCTCAAGACGTGGTGATAAAGTCTGAGATGAGCGGGAGCGAGAGTAGCAAGGATAATAAAGGTAGTGGACTGGGTAGGTTGATGGGACAGTATATTGACAAAAGTCTCAATTGGGAGGACTTGAAGTGGATTCGCGAGGAGAGCTCGGTGCCGATCGTGCTCAAGGGCGTGCAGACTGTCGAGGACGTGAAGTTGGCTGTTGAGTATGGCGTGGATGGTGTCATGCTAAGCAACCACGGAGGAAGGTCACTTGATGG CGCCCAAgcatccatcctcatccttctcgaAGTCCGAAAGAGGTTCCCCGAGGCGTTCCAACATCTCGAGATATTCATCGACGGCGGTTTCGAACGAGGCTCTGATATTCTGAAGGCAATTGCCCTAGGCGCTACAGCGGTTGGAATCGCGAGGCCGTTCCTGTATTCGTTGGTGTATGGCCAAAAAGGCGTGGAGCATCTTTCGCAGA TCCTCAAGGATGAGCTCGAGACGTCATTGAGGTTGGCTGGTCTGACGAGTTTGGATCAGGCAACGCCAGACTTGGTCAACACCCTGGACGTGGACTATTTGGTTCCATCTGGGGGTGCTGAGTCGTGCCCAATGTCGGGGATGAGGGCGAAACTGTAG
- a CDS encoding Epimerase domain-containing protein: MTNEKHILITGAGGFIGQELVAPLLASSPDIHVTITDLVEPPVPQAAASEARRITSLAADLTSPDVVDKLIRPRRFEAVYLLHGLMSGGSEADLELGLKVNIDSVRSVLDALRTLWPGTKVIFSSSCAVYGPCDGHVTEAGVVPQPRSSYGAEKLIIELLLNDFSRRGLLDGRIVRLPTVVVRPGKPSAAASSFASGIVRESLQGIPNILPVPRDIAMWICSPATVIKNLIKVKEIPGEKFGESRIVNLPGITVTVQEILDAVEQVGGKEAVQLVKDEEDEALFKIVKSWPPWFDDSRARGLGLEADGTLVDAVKAFKARLG, translated from the coding sequence ATGACGAACGAGAAgcacatcctcatcaccggAGCCGGAGGCTTCATCGGACAGGAGCTTGTTGCTCCGCTGTTGGCTTCGTCGCCTGACATCCATGTCACCATCACGGACCTTGTCGAACCACCTGTTCCTCAGGCTGCGGCGAGTGAAGCCAGACGTATCACGAGCCTGGCAGCAGACTTGACTTCTCCAGATGTGGTTGACAAGCTCATCAGGCCTCGCCGCTTTGAGGCCGTGTACCTCCTCCACGGGCTCATGTCTGGCGGGTCAGAGGctgaccttgagcttggcttgAAAGTCAATATCGATTCAGTCAGATCTGTTCTCGATGCGCTGAGGACACTTTGGCCAGGCACAAAGGTCATCTTCTCGAGTTCCTGCGCTGTCTACGGACCTTGCGATGGACATGTCACAGAAGCGGGGGTTGTACCTCAACCGAGGTCGTCTTACGGCGCAGAGAAGCTCATCATAGAGCTACTGCTGAACGACTTTTCCCGCAGAGGGCTCCTAGATGGGAGAATCGTCAGATTGCCAACTGTGGTGGTTCGGCCGGGTAAACCGTCAGCAGCGGCGTCGAGCTTTGCGTCAGGCATCGTTCGTGAGTCGCTGCAGGGAATACCCAACATCCTCCCCGTGCCCCGCGACATTGCCATGTGGATCTGTAGTCCTGCGACGGTGATCAAGAACTTGATCAAAGTTAAGGAGATTCCTGGTGAAAAGTTTGGGGAGTCGAGGATTGTGAATCTCCCGGGCATCACGGTGACGGTACAGGAGATCTTGGATGCCGTGGAGCAGGTTGGCGGGAAGGAGGCGGTGCAACTCgtcaaggatgaagaggatgaggcgcTTTTCAAGATCGTGAAGAGCTGGCCGCCGTGGTTTGATGACTCGAGGGCCAGGGGATTGGGTCTGGAGGCGGATGGGACGCTGGTTGACGCTGTCAAGGCATTCAAGGCCAGGCTGGGATAG
- a CDS encoding Zn(2)-C6 fungal-type domain-containing protein: MAKRSWSDSNGPAPPGAADANATPAVPATPARSNGNSNGTRQSGSRQSITGLVPNDLPIPQISRKIKACAACRKHKIKCLMDESGPPCRRCSERNLGCVLSKSLQTIIDEKSQFSEAVVQDLEQIHSALRQVMTKLSLPELPPLQSANSRDAEGTPPKEDNPANATNRLSASQEEHHGPSCDNSPKATPEDEGLPYVPIHSLYTLTKLSALRSPDNSEAQRGRAIDDFIARGALALADAESLFALYRDRLDRYMYGIGCRYMTLDELRRKSPILSAATLTVAALHDPKADGIYGICSSEFRRLMEKSMFERRIDRDYLRAMCVASYWLSDLSWMLSGYAIRRAAECNLHNSYNQAIKEQSQEAADCARLWYILYICDQHLATLYGRPSIVQEDSSIQGWENFLESPVATEEDKRLTGQVALVSILRNIRELFGTDKGERISRVYLSHISQFRRQLDQWYDRWLKELPEQWPQIGSFPRKGTILHYNFAQIHLYSHIFRGLASDDPIPHYFLDCASKAVTAATAIIDLIITDPDVAVGIVGMPSYMLSMTAFACMFLIKVALKYGGDLIERQRVHELTTSLVHRFRSLNAGKWHLANLMAGGLERMTGTLNSVAPGQVGQAPNGVIVGNGINENIDLSNQMPPGDRPFTDMDGDVFFDYDMSFGLSPVFRFDPSMFTMDASGQSLPTYPEADYGMRPLP, translated from the exons ATGGCGAAACGATCCTGGTCAGACTCCAACGGGCCAGCTCCTCCTGGGGCGGCCGATGCGAATGCGACGCCAGCCGTG CCCGCAACGCCTGCGCGATCCAATGGAAACAGCAACGGCACGCGACAGAGCGGGAGCCGACAGAGCATCACTGGTCTCGTACCTAATGACCTCCCCATCCCTCAGATCTCtcgcaagatcaaggctTGTGCGGCATGTCGGAAACACAAG ATCAAGTGTTTGATGGATGAGAGTGGTCCACCGTGTCGGAGATGTTCTGAGCGAAATTTGGGGTGTGTCTTGAGCAAGAGCTTGCAGACCATCATTGATGAAAAGTCACA ATTCTCTGAAGCGGTGGTCCAGGATCTTGAGCAGATACATTCCGCCCTCAGGCAGGTCATGACGAAACTGAGTCTTCCAGAACTTCCGCCATTGCAGAGCGCCAATTCCCGAGATGCAGAGGGAACACCTCCCAAGGAAGACAACCCTGCTAATGCGACAAATCGACTCTCCGCCTCTCAAGAAGAGCATCATGGTCCTTCATGCGACAATTCTCCAAAGGCAACCCCTGAAGATGAAGGCCTTCCATATGTGCCTATTCACTCTCTATATACTCTCACCAAACTTAGTGCTCTGCGCTCACCGGATAACTCGGAAGCTCAACGAGGTCGTGCCATTGACGACTTCATTGCCCGTGGAGCACTGGCCTTGGCTGACGCGGAGAGCCTGTTTGCTCTATACCGCGATCGCCTTGATCGATATATGTACGGCATTGGCTGTCGGTACATGACACTGGACGAGCTCAGGCGGAAGAGTCCGATTTTATCAGCCGCAACCTTGACTGTAGCTGCGCTCCACGACCCCAAGGCTGATGGCATTTACGGCATCTGCAGCAGCGAATTCCGCCGACTGATGGAGAAGTCTATGTTTGAGCGGCGCATTGACCGCGACTATCTACGGGCCATGTGTGTAGCCTCTTATTGGCTCAGTGACCTTTCGTGGATGCTCTCGGGATACGCAATTCGACGTGCTGCTGAGTGCAATCTACATAATAGCTATaaccaggccatcaaggagcaGAGCCAGGAGGCGGCAGATTGTGCACGGTTATGGTATATCCTTTACATCTGCGACCAACATCTCGCGACTCTCTACGGGCGACCATCTATTGTCCAGGAGGACTCGTCTATCCAGGGATGGGAGAACTTTCTTGAGTCTCCCGTTGCTACCGAGGAGGATAAGCGTCTTACTGGACAGGTGGCCTTGGTTAGCATTCTACGGAATATTCGAGAGCTCTTTGGTACCGACAAGGGAGAGCGTATCTCGAGGGTTTACCTTAGCCACATATCACAGTTCCGGCGACAGTTGGATCAATGGTATGATCGTTGGCTCAAGGAACTACCAG AACAATGGCCTCAAATCGGATCGTTCCCGCGAAAGGGCACCATCCTTCACTACAACTTTGCCCAAATTCACCTCTACTCGCACATTTTCCGTGGACTCGCCAGCGACGACCCGATTCCTCATTACTTCCTCGATTGTGCATCCAAAGCAGTCACAGCCGCAACCGCCATTATtgatctcatcatcaccgaccCCGACGTGGCTGTAGGAATCGTGGGTATGCCTTCGTATATGCTCTCCATGACAGCATTTGCCTGCATGTTCCTCATCAAGGTTGCCCTCAAGTACGGCGGCGATCTCATCGAGCGTCAGAGGGTGCATGAATTGACAACCAGTCTGGTGCATCGATTCCGGTCTCTCAACGCCGGAAAGTGGCATCTTGCGAATCTCATGGCCGGTGGCTTGGAGCGGATGACGGGGACGCTCAACTCGGTTGCGCCAGGGCAAGTTGGTCAAGCGCCTAACGGGGTCATTGTCGGGAACGGTATCAACGAGAATATCGATCTTTCCAACCAGATGCCGCCGGGAGATCGTCCATTTACCGACATGGACGGTGACGTGTTCTTCGATTACGACATGAGTTTCGGTCTCTCGCCCGTGTTCCGCTTCGATCCAAGCATGTTCACCATGGACGCGTCAGGACAGTCGCTGCCAACGTATCCAGAGGCGGACTATGGCATGAGGCCGCTGCCTTGA
- a CDS encoding CRAL-TRIO domain-containing protein, with protein MTTDHDANGAPAARVKSSASTIGDHTYPHGHLGHLNPGQEEAFVQFKKVLEERGLLKRGPPASHDDPLLLRYLRARRWVVEDAYQQFKDTEEWRKANDLDVLYNTIDLDAYEQSRRLYPQWTGRRDRRGIPVYVFEVKTLDNKTVHEYEKVGASTTFSQAKADGKTPSGLLRLFALYENLTRFNMPFCTQLHDREHPEVPITLSTNIVDISGVGLKQFWNLKQHMQAASQLATAHYPETLDRIFIIGAPVFFSTVWGWIKRWFDPITVSKIFILGSHEVKSVLEQYIEPRNIPKKYGGELDYTFGQLSIPDPHWDGIVKWENGYKGFPSGPLLWEDIEGDRLACVARGYKGGQPRNERVCTIPKTFSIAPVEAKTNGVNGVSTGTDAHDHDIAEGTQTTRVETHDDGAQTDDALMNDVQEKLKIQDDKPAAAQTTTA; from the exons ATGACGACCGACCATGATGCTAATGGAGCTCCGGCCGCCCGCGTCAAGTCTTCGGCTTCGACCATCGGTGACCATACTTATCCGCATGGCCATCTTGGACACCTGAACCCAGGCCAGGAGGAAGCCTTTGTTCAATTCAAAAAAGTCCTCGAGGAGCGGGGCCTGCTGAAACGCGGCCCTCCAGCTTCTCACGACGACCCTCTGTTGCT CCGGTATCTGCGCGCGCGACGATGGGTGGTTGAGGATGCCTACCAACAATTCAAGGACACGGAGGAATGGCGCAAGGCCAATGACCTCGATGTGCTTTACAACACCATTGACCTCGATGCTTACGAGCAGAGTCGTCGTCTG TACCCCCAATGGACAGGCCGTCGCGATCGTCGCGGAATCCCCGTCTACGTCTTCGAGGTGAAGACTCTCGACAACAAGACCGTCCACGAGTACGAAAAGGTCGGCGCTTCCACCACCTTCtcccaggccaaggccgatggCAAGACTCCTTCTGGTCTGTTGCGCCTGTTTGCGCTATACGAGAACCTGACCCGGTTCAACATGCCCTTCTGCACCCAGCTGCACGACCGTGAACACCCCGAGGTGCCCATCACGCTGAGCACCAACATTGTCGACATTTCGGGAGTTGGGCTCAAGCAGTTCTGGAACCTGAAGCAGCATATGCAGGCTGCGTCGCAACTCGCCACGGCGCACTACCCCGAGACTCTGGATCGCATCTTCATCATTGGTGCGcccgtcttcttcagcaCTGTCTGGGGTTGGATCAAGCGCTGGTTCGACCCCATCACCGTCTCCAAGATCTTTATCCTGGGCAGCCACGAGGTAAAGTCTGTCCTTGAGCAGTACATCGAGCCTCGAAACATTCCTAAGAAGTACGGTGGCGAGCTCGACTACACTTTTGGACAGCTGAGCATTCCTGACCCGCACTGGGATGGCATTGTGAAGTGGGAGAATGGTTACAAGGGCTTCCCCAGCGGACCGCTCTTGTGGGAGGACATCGAAGGCGACAGGTTGGCTTGTGTCGCCCGAGGATATAAGGGTGGCCAGCCCCGGAATGAGAGAGTCTGCACCATTCCCAAGACCTTTAGTATCGCGCCCGTGGAGGCCAAGACCAATGGCGTCAATGGCGTCAGCACTGGCACAGACGCTCATGACCATGACATCGCAGAAGGAACTCAAACCACAAGAGTCGAGACCCACGACGACGGCGCCCAAACCGACGACGCCCTCATGAACGACGtccaggagaagctcaagatccAGGACGACAAGCCTGCCGCGGCGCAGACAACCACGGCATAA
- a CDS encoding Carboxylic ester hydrolase — protein MARHAIRITTSQGSQVQAPKNPLSTRTVQDASGFGLKYIGTKTKAENIGKIDSEDCLFINVFAPSNASSKDKLPVFFFIQGGGFNSNSDPIVNGTGLIKAGDMDMVVVTLNYRVGVYGFLNDGDQVTPNIGLLDQRKGLEWVQRHISKFGGDPDHVVLGGDSAGAASISLHLSAFGGKDEGLFHAVAAESVSFATMLTVEESFYQYENLTKKLGCTSKDSLSCLRTKTAKEIQKVNSNIPYPGGSQAPLFMWTPVIDGDFIPDLTYKLFEGGKFIKVPAIVGDDTNGGTIFAPKTASTRAQGEEFLKAQFPYLTADQLSKIGDLYPNQNKTCPNAGCYWRQISDVYGQMRYMCPGIYISNALTRYDMPESWNYLYNVEDPDAMEQGLGVPHTVEVHAIFGPGLGGANPPASYLKGKKNAPVIPVIQGYWSSFIRSYDPNKYRHEGSAKWEAWTDKRKQRIVFETGGETRMERLSRDMQKKCAYLSSIGPDIRQ, from the exons ATGGCTCGGCATGCGATACGCATCACCACCTCTCAAGGATCTCAGGTTCAAGCCCCTAAGAATCCTCTTTCGACTCGTACAGTCCAGGATGCAAGTGGT TTTGGTCTAAAATATATCGGGACAAAGACCAAGGCAGAAAATATCGGCAAGATAGACTCCGAGGACTGTCTCTTCATCAATGTCTTTGCCCCGTCGAATGCCTCCAGCAAGGATAAACTCccagtcttcttcttcatccaagGCGGGGgcttcaactccaactcgGACCCCATCGTCAACGGCACTGGACTCATCAAGGCTGGAGATATGGACATGGTGGTTGTGACTCTCAACTATCGCGTCGGCGTATATGGGTTTCTCAACGATGGCGACCAAGTGACACCCAACATCGGCCTCTTAGACCAACGTAAGGGTCTCGAATGGGTTCAACGACACATCTCCAAGTTTGGCGGTGACCCTGACCACGTTGTTTTAGGCGGTGACTCAGCTGGTGCTGCGAGTATTAGCCTTCATCTCAGCGCCTTTGGAGGAAAGGACGAAGGGCTTTTTCATGCGGTCGCGGCAGAGTCAGTCTCCTTTGCCACGATGCTGACAGTCGAAGAATCCTTCTACCAATACGAGAATCTTACCAAGAAGCTCGGCTGTACCAGCAAGGACAGTTTATCGTGCCTTCGGACAAAGACGGCCAAAGAGATACAAAAAGTCAACTCCAACATCCCCTATCCCGGAGGCTCTCAAGCGCCTCTCTTCATGTGGACACCCGTCATCGATGGAGACTTCATTCCTGACCTTACATACAAACTCTTCGAGGGGGGCAAGTTCATCAAAGTCCCCGCTATTGTGGGCGATGATACAAATGGCGGTACCATTTTCGCACCCAAGACAGCTTCAACGCGAGCGCAGGGCGAAGAATTCCTCAAGGCGCAGTTCCCTTACTTGACGGCAGATCAACTGAGCAAGATTGGTGATTTGTATCCGAACCAGAACAAAACTTGTCCCAATGCCGGTTGTTACTGGAGACAGATCAGTGATGTATACGGGCAGATGAGATACATGTGCCCGGGCATATACATATCGAATGCCTTGACTCGCTACGACATGCCGGAATCGTGGAACTACCTATACAACGTCGAGGATCCAGATGCAATGGAACAAGGCCTCGGAGTTCCTCACACAGTCGAAGTACACGCCATCTTCGGCCCTGGGCTTGGAGGTGCCAACCCGCCAGCCAGCTACctcaaggggaagaagaatgCGCCAGTGATACCAGTGATTCAGGGCTACTGGTCAAGCTTCATTCGCTCATATGACCCAAACAAGTATCGCCATGAAGGTTCGGCCAAGTGGGAGGCCTGGACAGACAAGAGGAAACAACGCATCGTGTTTGAGACGGGCGGGGAGACGAGGATGGAGAGGTTGAGTCGAGATATGCAGAAGAAGTGTGCCTATCTCTCGTCAATCGGTCCTGATATTAGACAATGA